TCCGGAACGCGCTGCATCCGCTGGATGGCCTCCTGGCGGACGACGGCCAGGAGGCGGTCCGCGGGCGGCTTGCCTCCCTGCGGTTTGACCGGAAGTTCTTCGATGTCGGCCATCTCGCCCTCCTACAGGGGTCCCGAGAACCCGTCCTTGCGGACCCGCCAGAAATGAACGGACATCAGAAGCACGATCACGAACGGAAAGAACAGCACGTGCAGCACGTACCAGCGCAGCAGGGTGTTGCCTGAGATTTCGACCCCTCCGAGCAGCACGAAGTTGACCTGCTTTCCGATCAGGGGAGCAAACCCCCCGAGGTTGGTGCCCACGGTCACCGCCCACAGCGCCAGCTGGTCCCAGGGCAGCAGGTAGCCCGTGAACGACAACAGCAGAGTGATCAGCAGCAGCATCACGCCGATGATCCAGTTGAACTCCCGCGGCGGCTTGTACGCGCCCGTGTAGAAGACGCGGGCCATGTGCAGGAACACCGTGAAGACCATCAGGTGCGCGCCCCACCGGTGCATGTTGCGCATGAGAAGGCCGAGGTTGACGTTGGTGTGCAGGTCCCGGACGTCCTGCCAGGCCTGGGGGTCGGTGGGCCGGTAGTAGAACATCAGGAAGATCCCGGTGAGCGTCAGGACCACGAACAAAAAGAACGACAGCCCGCCGAGGCACAGGGTGTAGCTGAAGCGCACGGAGTGGCGCTTCACCTTCACCGGGTGCAGGTGGTACAGGATGTTGTTGACCATGACCATCGCGCGGTTGCGCGGGTTGTCCTGGTAGCCGCGGCGGAACGGGGAGCCGGGCCGGAAGACGGCCTTCCAGAACTGGCTGTCGCGGATCTTGCGGTCCAGGTTCTCGGGAACCTGGGTCAGGTCGGGCTTCCGGGGACGAAACCTCTTGGCCACCCGCCGATCCCTCCTCGTCGCCTTCGGTTTGCGGTTTGCGGTTAAGTGGTGCCGAGGTGCCGATTTCGCGAGTCGGCCTTGGGCTTCACGATCTTGTCCATCGTGATCGCGTCCGTGGGGCAGCGCTCGACGCAGATGTTGCACCGCGTGCACTCCACGTCGTCAACCCAGAAGATGACGCGCGGCTTGTCGGTCTTGATGGCGTCGTCGACGATGAGGGCGGACGCCTCGCCTTCGACGGCCGACGAGTCGACCATGAACAGGCAGTGCCAGGGGCAGTGGTCGACGCAGGCCCCGCAGACGATGCACAGTTCCGGGATGAAGCCGAGGTACTTCTTGGCGCCTTTGGCGCGCTGCATGTCCTCGGCATCCAGGACGGCGATGTCGAAGTGCTCGCCTGCGTCGCGGACGGGCGCGTCACTCACGACTTGAACCTGCCCGCGCGGCGCTGTCGCTGGCCCCAGACGTAGGTGAGGGCGCACATGACGAAGAAGAAGATCCCCTGGACCGTGTTCACCACGATGTCCCGTACGTACATGTAGCCGTCGCCCTTCATGAAGCCCAGGAACGTGTACTTCTCGCCGATCTTGGTGTGCTCGGAGTCGAACCAGTACAGCATCCGGGAGGGGATTTCGGCGATGAACAGCGTGACCACGATGCCGATCAGCGTGGCGAGAAGGATCGCACTGGTCCACGTCAGGGTCCGCTCGCTGCGGGCGATCGGGATCAGCGGCAGGGCCAGGAGGATCGCCAGCACGGTGACGAACAGGATCGTCAGCATCGGCCTGAGTCTACTCTGACGCCGCCACACCGGACAAACGTGAAGCAATTCACAAGCGCACGTTTGACCAGCGTCTTTGGACGATGACCGCCCGTCACTCGGCCTCCAGCCGGCGCATCACGCGCGCCGCCCGCAGCTCCAGGTCCGAGCGCTGGGTGTCGTAGTCGTCGGCCGGGACCAGTCCCTCGGCCAGTTCGCGGTCCAGCTCCCGAAGCGACTCCAGCAGGCCGTCGCGCGTCCGGATCAGTTCGTCGCGCTCCTGATCCCGCGTCGGCTGAACGGCCGGCCGGTAAAGCGGCGCCGCCACGTACGCGGTCAGCGCCGCCAGCACCGCGAGGAAGGCGATCAGGTCCATCGTCCGGCTCCGGCGGGTTCGGCGGCCGCCCGCACGGGCGCCTGAGCGGCGCGGCCTGCGTACGGGTCACGGCGACGCCGGGCGAGCAGCGCGAACAGTCCGCCCAGCACCGACAGCAGCGTCCCCACCCAGACCCACATCACCAGGGGGTTGTGGTGGATGCGGAACACCGAGCGGTCCTCGTCGTCCAGAGTGCCGGCCAGGATCACGTAGAGGTCCGCGGCGGGCGTCGTCCGGATGGCGATCTCCGACTGAGGCTGGTCGAAGTTGGCGTGGATGTTCAGCTGCGGTCGTAGGGTGGCGACGCGACGTCCGCCCCTGTGGACGTCCAGGACGGCCAGGTTCACGTCCTTGTCGGGGGCCCGGTGGGCCTGCAGGTCCCGGTAATGGAAGTCGTAGCCGGCGAAGGCGAAGCGGTCCCCGACCCGCACCGAGACCTCGGTCTGGGCGCGCATCAGGCTGCCGGCGAACCCGACGAACATCACGGCCACCCCGATGTGGACGAAGTAGCCGCCGTAGCGTCGCGGGTTGCGCGCGAGGTTGCGCCACGATCTTCCTGCGCCGGGCCGGCCGGCCCCCCGGACGAGCTCCTGAACGCCCGAGGCCGCGGCGAGCGCGGCCAGCGCGCACAGCAGCCCGAACAGCGCGTTGCGCGACAGAGCCCCCGCGGCGGTCCCCCCCACAGCCGACACGGCAGCCGGCAACCGCATCCGGTGCGCCACGGCGCGCGCCGACCCGCGCCGCCACGGCACGACCGGACCGACCGCCGCCAGCAGCATCAGCAGCGCGCCGAGCGGAGACATCACCCGGTTGAAGAACGGGGGCCCGACGGACAGCCTGGTTCCGGTGGCCGCCTCGGTGAGCAGCGGCAGGACCGTCCCCCACAGGATCACGAATGCCGCCGCGACGAACAGCAGGTTGTTGACCAGGAACAGCGACTCCTTGGACAGCGGGGCGTCGAGCCTGTTGTCGGAGCGCAGCGAAGGCAGCCGCCAGATGATCAGCACCGCGCCGGCCGCCGTCTGCAGGGCGAGAAACAGGAAGAACCAGCGTCCGACCGGCGACTCGGCGAACGTGTGCACCGACGACAGCAGTCCGGACCGGGTGAGGAACGTCCCGAAGACGGCGAGGTCCGCTGCCAGGACGACCAGGAACAGGTTCCAGACCTTCAGCATCCCGCGGCGCTCCTGGATGGTGGCCGAGTGCAGGAACGCCGTGAGCGCCAGCCACGGCAGCAGGGCCGCGTTCTCGACGGGGTCCCAGCCCCAGTAGCCGCCCCAGCCCAGCTCCGTGTAGGCCCAGGCGCCGCCGATGACCATCCCGGCCCCCAGCGCGAGCCACGGGACCAGCGCCCACGTACGGACGGTCCGCAGCCAGTCGCCGCCGGTGCGTCCGGACGCGAGCGCGGCGACGGCCACGGCGAAAGGGACCGTCAGGCCGACCAGTCCGGCGTAGAGGAGCGGCGGATGGATCATCATCCCCGGCGACTGAAGAAGGGGGTTGAGCCCGCGTCCGTCCGCAAGCGTGGCGTCCAGCTGCCTGAACGGGTTCTCCCCGATGGCCGTGACCAGTCCGAAGAACACCACCGTGACCCCCAGCACAGGAAGCGCCCAGGGCAGCCAGCTCCGGGCCGAGGGGCGCGCCGCGAATACGGCCGAGAACGTGGCGGCGATCCAGCACCACAGGAGCAGCGAGCCGTCCATGCCCGACCAGAAAGCCGACAGCGTGTACCACGGCTGCGTCGCCCGGCTGGTCGTCTCGGCGACGTATGCCAGCGAGAAGTCGCGCGTGAAAAGCGCGTACCACAGCAGTCCGGCGGCGATCGTGAAGCAGGCAGCGGAGGCGGCCATCGCCCTGCGGGAGCTGTCCAGCAGCTCGTGCCGTCCCACCGTCCAACCGGCGGGGGAGCGCCGCAGCGACGCGGGAGCCGCGACCGACGCGAAAGCTGCGAACCCGCAGCCGAGAAAAATCAGCCAGCGTCCGGACATCGGCGTCAGCCGCCGGCGGCCCGCACCTTGGCGCGGGCCTCGCGCTCCTCCTCAGGGACGAACTTCGAGGAGCACTTGGCCATGATGCGGCTCGCGACCAGGGTGCCCGAGGCGTCCAGGCGTCCGTCGGCGACGACGTCCGTGGACTCCTTGAGCGTGTCCGGCACCTCGCCGTGGTAGCGGACGGGGACGCTGTGGCGGCCGTCGGTGACGACGAACGCCACGGACGAGCCGCTGCGGTCAAGCGACCCCCCGGCCACGCGTCCGCCGAGGCGAAGCGAGCGCGACCCAGGCTCGGGCTTTGACTGAAGGTCGCTGGGGGTCACGAAGTACGACACGGCGCCCGGCGACGCGATCGACCAGGCGGCGAGAGATCCAACGCCGGCCAGGATGAGAGCGATGCCGGCGGTCCAGCGCAGGCGGCGGGCTCTGGCGGATCGCGCATTCGAGGCCGCCGGATCGGGTCCGGCCGCCGGGGTGGGGGCTGCTTGCTGGGGTCCGGTCACGCGTCGAGCCTACCGGCTGGGTCCGGGGTGCTCCCGCTCCAGGGCGTCTATGCGTTCGGAGATCCGGCGCTGCTTACGCCACAGCCGGATGAGGTACGCCGACATCGCCAGCCACGCCACAAGGAAGCCAGCGCCGAGCGCGGCGACGGAATCAGGCACCCTGCGTCTCCACCGGCAGTGCCGACGCAGGCGCCGGCGGGGCGGCGTAAGGGGGTTGCGAGCCGGGCGGGTAGTCGCCGAGCGCCGCCAGCCGCGCGGACGACTCGGCCTGCGAGACGCGCATCACGAGCAGGGTCCAGAACAGCAGCGTGAACGCGGCCAGCGAGACCAGCAGCGTCACGAGCATCGAGCGCGGCAGCTGCGGTCCCTCCGGTCGCAGGACGGTCGGCAGGGGATGCAGCGTCCGCCACCACACCACGGCGAAGTGCACCACCGGGATGTCGATGGCTCCGATGATCCCTATCACCGCGCTTGTCCGGGCGCGGCGGGGGCCGGGCGGAGTCAGCGACCGGAAGACCAGGTACCCGGCGTAGATCGTCCATAGCACGAGCGTGGACGTCAGCCGCGCGTCCCACACCCACCACACGCCCCACACCCGGCGTCCCCAGATCGGACCCGTGATCAGGACGATCGTCGTGAACAGCACCCCCAGTTCGGC
This Actinomycetota bacterium DNA region includes the following protein-coding sequences:
- the extP gene encoding selenite/tellurite reduction operon b-type cytochrome ExtP, whose amino-acid sequence is MAKRFRPRKPDLTQVPENLDRKIRDSQFWKAVFRPGSPFRRGYQDNPRNRAMVMVNNILYHLHPVKVKRHSVRFSYTLCLGGLSFFLFVVLTLTGIFLMFYYRPTDPQAWQDVRDLHTNVNLGLLMRNMHRWGAHLMVFTVFLHMARVFYTGAYKPPREFNWIIGVMLLLITLLLSFTGYLLPWDQLALWAVTVGTNLGGFAPLIGKQVNFVLLGGVEISGNTLLRWYVLHVLFFPFVIVLLMSVHFWRVRKDGFSGPL
- a CDS encoding 4Fe-4S dicluster domain-containing protein; amino-acid sequence: MSDAPVRDAGEHFDIAVLDAEDMQRAKGAKKYLGFIPELCIVCGACVDHCPWHCLFMVDSSAVEGEASALIVDDAIKTDKPRVIFWVDDVECTRCNICVERCPTDAITMDKIVKPKADSRNRHLGTT
- a CDS encoding heme lyase CcmF/NrfE family subunit — protein: MSGRWLIFLGCGFAAFASVAAPASLRRSPAGWTVGRHELLDSSRRAMAASAACFTIAAGLLWYALFTRDFSLAYVAETTSRATQPWYTLSAFWSGMDGSLLLWCWIAATFSAVFAARPSARSWLPWALPVLGVTVVFFGLVTAIGENPFRQLDATLADGRGLNPLLQSPGMMIHPPLLYAGLVGLTVPFAVAVAALASGRTGGDWLRTVRTWALVPWLALGAGMVIGGAWAYTELGWGGYWGWDPVENAALLPWLALTAFLHSATIQERRGMLKVWNLFLVVLAADLAVFGTFLTRSGLLSSVHTFAESPVGRWFFLFLALQTAAGAVLIIWRLPSLRSDNRLDAPLSKESLFLVNNLLFVAAAFVILWGTVLPLLTEAATGTRLSVGPPFFNRVMSPLGALLMLLAAVGPVVPWRRGSARAVAHRMRLPAAVSAVGGTAAGALSRNALFGLLCALAALAAASGVQELVRGAGRPGAGRSWRNLARNPRRYGGYFVHIGVAVMFVGFAGSLMRAQTEVSVRVGDRFAFAGYDFHYRDLQAHRAPDKDVNLAVLDVHRGGRRVATLRPQLNIHANFDQPQSEIAIRTTPAADLYVILAGTLDDEDRSVFRIHHNPLVMWVWVGTLLSVLGGLFALLARRRRDPYAGRAAQAPVRAAAEPAGAGRWT
- a CDS encoding cytochrome c maturation protein CcmE — translated: MTGPQQAAPTPAAGPDPAASNARSARARRLRWTAGIALILAGVGSLAAWSIASPGAVSYFVTPSDLQSKPEPGSRSLRLGGRVAGGSLDRSGSSVAFVVTDGRHSVPVRYHGEVPDTLKESTDVVADGRLDASGTLVASRIMAKCSSKFVPEEEREARAKVRAAGG
- a CDS encoding LapA family protein; translation: MPDSVAALGAGFLVAWLAMSAYLIRLWRKQRRISERIDALEREHPGPSR
- the ccsA gene encoding cytochrome c biogenesis protein CcsA — protein: MSSPHTPQARILLPAALPVLAAAAMTAAIALMFFYAPTEALQGPVQRIFYVHVPAAWVAYLAFAVVALSSLLVLVTREPATTQRWDRIAGAGAELGVLFTTIVLITGPIWGRRVWGVWWVWDARLTSTLVLWTIYAGYLVFRSLTPPGPRRARTSAVIGIIGAIDIPVVHFAVVWWRTLHPLPTVLRPEGPQLPRSMLVTLLVSLAAFTLLFWTLLVMRVSQAESSARLAALGDYPPGSQPPYAAPPAPASALPVETQGA